A DNA window from bacterium contains the following coding sequences:
- the rplM gene encoding 50S ribosomal protein L13, whose protein sequence is MKTYSAKKEDIERQWVVIDAQDQVLGRLATRVATILRGKHKPIFTNHVDTGDFVIIVNAEKVRLTGNKLDAKVYYRHSGYPGGIKGMSAREMLDRKPEQVIKIAVKGMLPKNRLASRVITKLKVYAGPDHPHSAQQPEKIVI, encoded by the coding sequence ATGAAGACTTATTCAGCAAAGAAAGAGGACATCGAGCGGCAGTGGGTAGTCATCGATGCCCAGGATCAGGTCCTGGGTCGTCTTGCTACCAGGGTCGCTACTATCCTCAGAGGAAAGCACAAGCCTATTTTCACAAATCATGTGGATACGGGCGATTTCGTTATTATTGTTAATGCCGAGAAGGTGCGCCTGACCGGCAATAAGCTGGATGCAAAAGTGTATTACAGGCATTCAGGTTATCCGGGCGGGATCAAAGGTATGAGTGCAAGAGAGATGCTCGATCGTAAACCGGAGCAGGTCATCAAGATCGCGGTAAAAGGGATGCTTCCCAAAAACCGGCTCGCATCACGGGTGATAACCAAGCTCAAGGTGTATGCCGGACCCGATCATCCGCACTCGGCGCAGCAGCCTGAAAAGATCGTAATTTAA
- the rpsI gene encoding 30S ribosomal protein S9, with translation MTENKFYSTGRRKTSVARVYLKPGDGKIIINKKDADAYLMRETLKMIIMQPFELTGTTGQYDVSINVNGGGISGQAGAIKHGISRALLKVSDDYRKPLKKAGYLTRDAREVERKKYGQRGARARFQFSKR, from the coding sequence ATGACTGAAAATAAGTTTTACAGCACAGGTCGGCGGAAGACATCCGTTGCCAGAGTTTACCTCAAGCCCGGTGATGGCAAAATAATCATCAACAAAAAGGATGCGGATGCCTATCTGATGAGGGAAACCCTGAAGATGATCATCATGCAGCCCTTTGAACTCACTGGGACCACTGGCCAATATGATGTCAGCATCAATGTGAACGGCGGCGGCATCAGTGGTCAGGCTGGCGCTATTAAGCACGGTATCAGCAGAGCGTTGCTTAAAGTCTCCGACGATTACAGGAAGCCGCTGAAAAAAGCCGGATACCTGACTCGCGACGCACGTGAGGTCGAGCGGAAAAAGTACGGCCAGCGAGGTGCACGGGCACGCTTCCAGTTCAGCAAACGTTGA
- the argC gene encoding N-acetyl-gamma-glutamyl-phosphate reductase: MLNAGIVGVSGYTGMELVRILHGHPGVQLTYATSRSWAGQRIGNAIPHLAESLELVLSSFDAADAADKAEFFFVCLPHGESMETVGVLREAGLKVVDLSADFRFNDFSGYEKWYGTHTRIDLLAEAVYGMPELYREKIVGADLVANPGCYPTSVILGLAPLLAEGMVDPGTIVVDSKSGVSGAGRVPAPGLHFPETAGNFSAYNIAGHHRHIGEMEQELSSLAGVDVRITFSPHLLPVSRGILSTIYVKPSGNFDDGKLFSAFLEYYKEELFVRVNGPDVILPSLKDVRGTNLCWIGPRLDTRTGTVVIVSCIDNLVKGASGQAVQNMNLMMGFPETTGIRQTALHP, encoded by the coding sequence ATGTTAAATGCAGGTATTGTTGGGGTTTCCGGATATACGGGAATGGAACTTGTCCGGATCCTTCATGGACATCCGGGAGTCCAGCTTACTTATGCGACCTCAAGATCCTGGGCAGGACAAAGGATAGGCAATGCTATCCCTCATCTTGCTGAATCCCTGGAACTGGTTCTTTCAAGCTTTGATGCTGCCGATGCCGCTGATAAGGCTGAATTCTTCTTTGTGTGCCTGCCTCATGGCGAATCGATGGAAACGGTCGGGGTATTAAGGGAGGCGGGTTTAAAGGTTGTGGACCTATCTGCTGATTTTCGTTTTAACGATTTCTCAGGATACGAAAAATGGTACGGTACGCACACACGCATTGATCTGCTTGCTGAAGCGGTATACGGAATGCCGGAGCTTTACAGGGAGAAGATCGTTGGAGCAGATCTGGTTGCAAACCCTGGTTGTTATCCCACCAGCGTCATCCTCGGATTGGCCCCTCTGCTTGCGGAGGGAATGGTGGATCCAGGGACCATAGTGGTGGACAGTAAATCAGGTGTCAGCGGCGCAGGGCGTGTACCCGCGCCCGGTTTACATTTCCCGGAAACCGCTGGTAACTTTTCTGCCTACAACATTGCCGGTCACCACAGGCACATAGGCGAGATGGAACAGGAATTGAGCAGCCTGGCTGGAGTTGATGTCAGAATTACATTTTCACCTCATCTGCTCCCTGTAAGCAGAGGAATACTGTCCACTATATATGTCAAGCCTTCAGGAAACTTTGATGACGGTAAGCTGTTTTCGGCCTTCCTGGAATATTACAAGGAGGAATTATTCGTTCGGGTAAACGGTCCCGATGTTATCCTTCCCTCATTAAAGGACGTCAGAGGTACTAATCTTTGCTGGATTGGACCCAGGCTGGATACCCGGACGGGTACGGTCGTTATTGTGTCGTGTATTGACAATTTGGTAAAAGGGGCGTCAGGACAGGCTGTACAGAACATGAACCTCATGATGGGGTTTCCTGAAACAACTGGCATCCGGCAAACGGCCCTGCATCCTTGA